CGCGGGGGTCAGGACGAGGTCGACGGGCCGGTCGTGCGTCTCGTGGGGGACGTGGGGGAGGAGCTCGTCCTCGAACACCAGCGCGCACACCACGCCGTCGAAGCCGGCCAGCGCGCGGTCGTAGTAGCCGGCGCCCCGGCCGAGCCGGTTGCCGCCGTGGTCGACGGCCAGTGCCGGGACGAGCGCGATGTCGCAGGTCGCCAGGGCGTCGGGACCCAGGTCCGCGCCGACGGGCTCGGGGACGCCGAGCGATCCGGCGCGGACGGCGTCGGTCGCGTGCTCGACCCACGTCAGGGAGCGATCCGGATGACTCACGGGCACCAGCACCGTGACCTGCCGATCCTGCAGCCATTGCAGGAGAGGAGCGGTGCCCGGCTCGCTGGGCATGGAGAGGTAGGCCGCCACCCGGGCCGCGCGGGCCAAGGCCGGCAACGCGGCCGCGTGGAGGGCGATCGCCTCGGCGGCGGCCACCCGATCCTGGGGTGATCTCGTGCGCCGCCCCGCGGCCAGTGACGTGCGCAACTGAACCTTCTCACTGATCACGTCGGCCGACATGCCGCTAGCCTAGGCCCGATGAAAGCACTGGCAGACGCACAGGACAAGATGCGCTCGGACGGACTTCCCGAGCAGGCGATCGACGTCTTCACGGCGTTCTACCACCAGCTGGAGGAAGGTGCGTCGGGCCTGATCCCCGAGTCCGACGTCGATCCGCTGACCGATGTCGAGAGCATCGCGCGTCTGGACTTCGACGACGAGACCTTGCGCCGCGCGGCCGCCGAGACGGTCGTCATCAAGC
Above is a window of Aeromicrobium senzhongii DNA encoding:
- a CDS encoding 5-formyltetrahydrofolate cyclo-ligase, which gives rise to MSADVISEKVQLRTSLAAGRRTRSPQDRVAAAEAIALHAAALPALARAARVAAYLSMPSEPGTAPLLQWLQDRQVTVLVPVSHPDRSLTWVEHATDAVRAGSLGVPEPVGADLGPDALATCDIALVPALAVDHGGNRLGRGAGYYDRALAGFDGVVCALVFEDELLPHVPHETHDRPVDLVLTPAGVFRPLRD